Proteins encoded by one window of Anopheles maculipalpis chromosome 2RL, idAnoMacuDA_375_x, whole genome shotgun sequence:
- the LOC126558565 gene encoding single-strand selective monofunctional uracil DNA glycosylase, with amino-acid sequence MLRKKLKLDEKAADTRSGEFTLSQFANVPKAKISTNSVPAETVLQSPKSEFEARKLVEDEVTPNPAMIPYWRQVYLIERELSAALRKVVLPSDVAACYDPIEYASEIHCGYLQRFLDGPKPVLFVGMNPGPWGMCQTGVPFGYVPAVKDWMGLRGSVTKPVPELSARPVEGLACTREEQSGKRWWGLYEELCGTADQFFRSCFVYNLCPLAFFHQTGRNITPSELKGKSKGEIQSISEQYLAKALTLLKPKIVVSVGRYTEDRIKTLTKQNKIDPTIVTYCMPHPSPRSLNNTNWCEKAKIWLTEHGILPYLCASEAETGIKI; translated from the exons ATGTTGCGCAAAAAGTTAAAACTAGACGAAAAAGCAGCGGACACGCGTTCCGGTGAATTTACGCTTTCCCAGTTTGCAAACGTGCCAAAAGCAAAGATTAGCACCAATTCAGTTCCCGCTGAAACGGTGCTCCAGTCGCCTAAAAGTGAATTTGAAGCGAGGAAGCTAGTCGAAGATGAAGTTACACCGAACCCGGCAATGATTCCCTACTGGCGCCAAGTTTACCTTATCGAACGAGAGTTATCGGCAGCACTACGCAAGGTCGTTCTACCGTCGGATGTTGCCGCCTGCTATGATCCGATCGAGTATGCTTCGGAAATACATTGTGGCTATCTGCAGCGTTTTCTCGACGGTCCAAAGCCCGTACTGTTTGTCGGCATGAATCCGGGACCGTGGGGCATGTGCCAAACTGGG GTACCATTCGGATACGTCCCGGCCGTGAAGGATTGGATGGGATTGCGAGGATCGGTAACGAAACCGGTACCGGAACTCTCTGCCAGACCCGTGGAAGGTTTAGCGTGTACACGTGAGGAACAGAGCGGAAAGCGTTGGTGGGGATTGTATGAAGAACTTTGTGGAACGGCTGACCAATTCTTCCGTTCCTGCTTCGTGTACAATCTTTGTCcgttggctttttttcatCAGACTGGACGTAACATTACGCCCAGCGAGCTGAAG GGAAAATCAAAAGGAGAGATTCAATCGATTTCGGAACAGTACCTGGCGAAGGCACTAACTTTACTGAAGCCAAAAATAGTTGTATCGGTTGGACGCTATACAGAGGATCGCATAAAAACGCTTACAAAGCAGAACAAAATTGATCCGACCATTGTAACGTACTGTATGCCTCATCCGAGCCCGCGCAGCCTAAATAACACAAATTGGTGCGAGAAGGCCAAGATTTGGCTTACGGAACACGGAATTCTTCCCTACCTCTGTGCGTCGGAAGCAGAAACGGGAATCAAGATCTGA
- the LOC126567102 gene encoding tRNA-specific adenosine deaminase 2 — MERYMEDALQQARIANDLKEVPVGCVFVRGGDTTNGEIIARGCNLVNETKNATRHVEFICIDQALEYARQNNISPPETIFSTVTVVVTVEPCIMCAAALIELGVKAIIYGCRNDRFGGCTVLDVAGLLGSTIPIRGGVRDAEAMELLKEFYKGENPSAPTPKPRQPKEM, encoded by the coding sequence atggaaCGTTACATGGAAGATGCGTTGCAGCAGGCACGCATTGCAAACGACCTCAAAGAGGTTCCCGTgggctgtgtgtttgtacgtggTGGTGACACCACCAACGGCGAAATAATTGCGCGCGGATGCAATCTggtgaacgaaacgaaaaatgcGACACGCCATGTAGAATTTATCTGTATCGATCAGGCACTCGAATATGCGCGCCAGAACAATATTAGCCCACCTGAGACAATCTTTAGCACGGTGACAGTGGTCGTAACGGTCGAACCGTGTATCATGTGTGCCGCGGCACTGATTGAGCTGGGTGTAAAAGCAATCATCTACGGTTGTCGGAACGATCGTTTTGGCGGATGTACTGTGCTCGATGTGGCTGGGTTGCTCGGCTCCACCATTCCTATCCGAGGTGGTGTGCGAGATGCAGAAGCGATGGAGTTGCTGAAGGAATTTTACAAAGGGGAAAACCCATCCGCACCGACGCCAAAGCCGCGACAGCCtaaggaaatg